The genomic window CGCGGTCGCGCAGGCTGGCGGCCTTCTCGAAGTCCTGGGCGTCGATCGCCGATTCCTTCTCCCGGCGCGCCTCGGCGATCTTCTCGTCGAACTCGCGGAGGTCGGGCGGCGCGGTCATGCGGCGGATGCGCATCCGCGCCCCGGCCTCATCGATCAGGTCGATCGCCTTGTCCGGCAGGAACCGGTCGTTGATGTAGCGATCGGCCAGGGTGGCCGCGGCCACCAGCGCCGAGTCGGTGATCGAGACGCGGTGGTGCGCCTCGTACCGGTCGCGCAGACCCTTGAGGATCTCAATGGTGTGCTCCACCGTCGGCTCGCCGACCTGCACCGGCTGGAAGCGGCGCTCCAGCGCGGCGTCCTTCTCGATGTACTTGCGGTACTCGTCGAGCGTGGTGGCGCCGATGGTCTGCAGCTCGCCGCGGGCCAGCTTGGGCTTCAGGATGCTCGCGGCGTCGATCGCGCCCTCGGCGGCACCCGCCCCGACCAGCGTGTGCAGCTCGTCGATGAACAGGATGATGTCGCCGCGGGTGTTGATCTCCTTGAGGACCTTCTTCAACCGCTCCTCGAAGTCACCGCGGTAGCGGCTGCCCGCGACCAGCGACCCCAGGTCCAGGGTGTAGAGCTGCTTGTCTTTCAGCGTCTCGGGGACCTGGCCGTGCACGATGGCCTGCGCCAGGCCCTCGACGACGGCGGTCTTGCCGACGCCGGGCTCGCCGATCAGCACCGGGTTGTTCTTGGTGCGCCGGCTCAGCACCTGCATCACCCGCTCGATTTCCTTCTCGCGGCCGATGACCGGGTCCAGCTTGCCTTCCATCGCGGCGGCGGTCAGGTTGCGGCCGAACTGGTCGAGTACCAACGAGGTGGACGGGCTGCCGGACTCGCCGCCACGGCCACCCGTGCCTGCTTCCGCGGCCTCCTTGCCCTGGTAGCCGCTCAGCAGCTGGATCACCTGCTGGCGCACCCGGGTCAGCTCGGCGCCGAGCTTGACGAGCACCTGGGCGGCAACGCCCTCGCCCTCCCGAATCAGCCCCAGCAGGATGTGCTCGGTGCCGATGTAGTTGTGGCCGAGCTGGAGCGCCTCGCGCAGGCTCAGCTCGAGGACCTTCTTGGCGCGCGGGGTGAACGGGATGTGCCCCGACGGGGCCTGCTGGCCCTGGCCGATGATCTCCTCGACCTGGCTGCGAACGCCCTCCAGCGAGATCCCGAGCGATTCCAGCGACTTCGCCGCGACGCCTTCGCCTTCGTGAATCAGACCCAGCAGGATGTGCTCGGTCCCGATGTAGTTGTGGTTGAGCATCCGGGCCTCTTCTTGCGCCAGGACGACCACCCTGCGGGCACGGTCGGTAAATCTTTCGAACATCGGTGGTTACCTGCTCTCCCTCACCATCGGTACGACCCTCTTAGCGGTTCCCGCCGGCCCCGAAGGGCCGGAACTGCGTACCTGGTGTCCACTGTAATGGTCGGCCCGCCGGGCTTCCTACCTCGCGGTGCCTTGCCGTCGGGCCCTGCGAAGCCTGTCCCCGCCTATCTTCGGATCTCCCTCCGACGTCGGGGCCGCAATTGATCAAACGGGGCGAACCGTCAAATCGTTTCCGCAAGCCGCCGGCAATTGTTTCGCCACCAGCGAAAGCGACAAAGAACCGGCGCCCAGGCCTAATGACTGACCCGGGCGCCGGTTTGCCGTCTGGTCAGGTTGCCGCGTGGAATGCGTCGATGACGTCGGCCGGGATGCGGCCGCGCGTCGACACGTTGTGACCGTTGCGACGAGCCCATTCGCGGATTGCCGCGCTCTGTTCGCGGTCGATGGCGCCGCGACCGCGGCCGGAACCCGAACGCCCACGACGACGCCCTCCGACACGACGTCCGGCCGCCACCCACTGCTTGAGATCACCGCGGAGTTTCGCGGCATTCTTAGTCGAAAGGTCAATCTCATACGTCACCCCGTCAAGCCCGAATTCGACAGTTTCGTCGGCGGCACCCGCACCGTCGAAATCATCGACCAAGGTGACGGTGACTTTTTTCGCCATTGGCTTACCCTCGCGTTTCTTCCTGAGCAGTTGCTGAGCAGATTGAACCCACTCCCCGGTTAACAACCTGCCATATGTACGCAGCATACTCAATCTGAGCGCGCGACGTACAGTTCAGCTTTCAGCTCGAGTGCGGCCGAACAATCGGGAACAAAACTGTCTCTCTAATTGAGAGTCCGGTCAAACACATCAACAACCGATCTATACCCATTCCGGTTCCAGTGCATGGCGGCATCCCATACTCGAGCGCAGCAAGAAAGTCTTCGTCGAGCAACATGGCCTCGTCGTCTCCGGCCGCCGCGGCACGCGCCTGCTCGGCGAAACGCTCCCGCTGCACGACCGGATCGTTCAATTCGGAGTACCCAGTCGCCAGTTCCACGCCTTGCACGTAGAGATCCCACTTCTCGGTGACCCCCGGGATACTGCGATGCTGGCGCGTCAAAGGTGTTGTCTCGACTGGGAAATCCTTGACGAAAGTGGGGGCGCTCAAGGTGTTGCCGACGAAGTGCTCCCAGAGTTCCTCGACGAGCTTTCCATGCCCGTAGCCACGGTCGGCGGCTATCTCCGGAATCTTGTCACCGAGCTGATCGATGATGGTCCACAGCCGCTCTACGGAGGTATCGGGGGTGATCTCTTCACCGAGCGCCGCCGACAACGACGGATACATTTGTATCGACGCCCATTCTCCGTCTATGTCGTAGACGCTGCCATCTGGCAACGCGAGTTGTCGGGTTCCGATCGCCTCGTCGGCCACCTCTTGAATAAGCTCTCGGGTGGTGACTGCCGAATCGTCATACGTTCCGTAGGTCTGGTACGTCTCCAACATCGAAAATTCCGGAGAATGCGTCGAATCGGCCCCTTCGTTTCGGAACACGCGATTTAGTTCGAAGACCTTGTCGAATCCCCCGACGATGCACCGCTTGAGGAACAGTTCGGGCGCTATGCGCAGGTAGAGATCGATGTCGAGCGCATTGGAATGGGTGACGAACGGGCGGGCCGCCGCGCCCCCGGCGAGCGTCTGCAACATCGGAGTTTCGACTTCGAGAAACCCGCGCCTTTCCAGCGCGTTGCGTATCGCCCGGACGACGGCGATTCGCTGCCTGGCCACCTCGCGGGCCTGCGGACGGACGATCAAATCGACGTAGCGCTGGCGCACCCGCGACTCTTCGCTCATTTCCTTATGCGCGACCGGCAGCGGACGCAGCGCCTTGGAGGTCATCTGCCAGGAATCGGCCAGCACGGACAATTCGCCGCGCCGTGAGCTGATCACGTTGCCGTGTACGTACACGATGTCGCCGAGGTCGACATCGGTCTTCCATGCGTCCAGCGATTCCTGACCGACTTTGCCCAGGCTGATCATCACCTGCAGGGTGGTGCCGTCGCCGTCCTGCAGCGTCGCAAAGCAGAGTTTTCCGGAGTTGCGCGCGAAGATGACGCGGCCCGCAATGCCGACGACGTCGTCGGTGGCGGTGTCGGTCGGCAGATCGGGATGCGCGGCCCGGACCTCGGCCAGGGTGTGGCTGCGTTCGACGGCCACCGGGTAGGGGTCGTGGCCCTCCGCCAACAGCCGAGCACGCTTGTCCCGGCGGATCCGGAATTGCTCGGGG from Mycobacterium shigaense includes these protein-coding regions:
- the clpC1 gene encoding ATP-dependent protease ATP-binding subunit ClpC; this encodes MFERFTDRARRVVVLAQEEARMLNHNYIGTEHILLGLIHEGEGVAAKSLESLGISLEGVRSQVEEIIGQGQQAPSGHIPFTPRAKKVLELSLREALQLGHNYIGTEHILLGLIREGEGVAAQVLVKLGAELTRVRQQVIQLLSGYQGKEAAEAGTGGRGGESGSPSTSLVLDQFGRNLTAAAMEGKLDPVIGREKEIERVMQVLSRRTKNNPVLIGEPGVGKTAVVEGLAQAIVHGQVPETLKDKQLYTLDLGSLVAGSRYRGDFEERLKKVLKEINTRGDIILFIDELHTLVGAGAAEGAIDAASILKPKLARGELQTIGATTLDEYRKYIEKDAALERRFQPVQVGEPTVEHTIEILKGLRDRYEAHHRVSITDSALVAAATLADRYINDRFLPDKAIDLIDEAGARMRIRRMTAPPDLREFDEKIAEARREKESAIDAQDFEKAASLRDREKQLVAQRAEREKQWRSGDLDVVAEVDDEQIAEVLGNWTGIPVFKLTEAETTRLLRMEDELHKRIIGQVDAVKAVSKAIRRTRAGLKDPKRPSGSFIFAGPSGVGKTELSKALANFLFGDDDALIQIDMGEFHDRFTASRLFGAPPGYVGYEEGGQLTEKVRRKPFSVVLFDEIEKAHQEIYNSLLQVLEDGRLTDGQGRTVDFKNTVLIFTSNLGTSDISKPVGLGFTQGGGANDYERMKQKVNDELKKHFRPEFLNRIDDIIVFHQLTREEIIQMVDLMITRVATQLKNKDMALELTDKAKSLLAKRGFDPVLGARPLRRTIQREIEDQLSEKILFEEVGPGQVVTVDVDNWDGEGTGEEAVFTFTGARKPPSEPDLAKAGAHSADPQ
- the lysS gene encoding lysine--tRNA ligase, with the protein product MSAADSDAPEQFRIRRDKRARLLAEGHDPYPVAVERSHTLAEVRAAHPDLPTDTATDDVVGIAGRVIFARNSGKLCFATLQDGDGTTLQVMISLGKVGQESLDAWKTDVDLGDIVYVHGNVISSRRGELSVLADSWQMTSKALRPLPVAHKEMSEESRVRQRYVDLIVRPQAREVARQRIAVVRAIRNALERRGFLEVETPMLQTLAGGAAARPFVTHSNALDIDLYLRIAPELFLKRCIVGGFDKVFELNRVFRNEGADSTHSPEFSMLETYQTYGTYDDSAVTTRELIQEVADEAIGTRQLALPDGSVYDIDGEWASIQMYPSLSAALGEEITPDTSVERLWTIIDQLGDKIPEIAADRGYGHGKLVEELWEHFVGNTLSAPTFVKDFPVETTPLTRQHRSIPGVTEKWDLYVQGVELATGYSELNDPVVQRERFAEQARAAAAGDDEAMLLDEDFLAALEYGMPPCTGTGMGIDRLLMCLTGLSIRETVLFPIVRPHSS
- the lsr2 gene encoding histone-like nucleoid-structuring protein Lsr2, giving the protein MAKKVTVTLVDDFDGAGAADETVEFGLDGVTYEIDLSTKNAAKLRGDLKQWVAAGRRVGGRRRGRSGSGRGRGAIDREQSAAIREWARRNGHNVSTRGRIPADVIDAFHAAT